A part of Patescibacteria group bacterium genomic DNA contains:
- a CDS encoding phosphomannomutase/phosphoglucomutase produces the protein MKINPNIFRAYDIRGVFPSDLNEEVAYRITLAYTYLYPWAERIVVAHDPRTSSPALTAKITKALIETGKEVIDIGIAPDPLFYFSVFHYRFDGGIMVSGSHNPKEYNGLTLHIRKPDKEISEDAIGKDLEKIKELVIRNEKLKRQNKQGRVTTFHPTKDYINYVTDRINLKRSLKIIIDSGNGAVGFLPEKIFKKLGCQVKTIYGEFDGAFPHHLPDPYQEKNIKDIKKMVVREKTDLGFAYDGDGDRVAPIDNQGRVVRGDFCLLMLAQQVLKKKKGPIVHDMRVSKAFLDEIKKRGVKTYFSISHHNAVIDKIIEKGAVFGGEITYHFLFPLDYYLCDDAIFSSLKLAEISSEYKNFAKYIDSLPRYHTSPEVFIDSTDEEKFRIIKNLQKYLRRNNYDFIDIDGARINFLHGWALARAANTTPIIKCRFEGDTKEHLIEIEKKALEIFKKVGIPVTKKTYQELGFE, from the coding sequence ATGAAAATCAACCCTAATATTTTTCGAGCTTACGATATCCGAGGGGTTTTCCCGAGTGATTTAAATGAAGAAGTAGCCTATCGAATAACTTTAGCGTATACTTATTTGTATCCATGGGCTGAAAGAATAGTTGTTGCTCATGATCCGCGCACAAGTTCTCCTGCCTTGACTGCGAAAATTACTAAGGCCTTAATTGAAACCGGTAAAGAAGTAATAGATATTGGTATAGCTCCCGACCCCTTATTTTATTTCTCAGTTTTTCACTACCGTTTCGATGGTGGCATTATGGTTAGCGGCTCTCATAATCCTAAAGAGTATAACGGGCTTACCTTACATATTCGAAAACCAGATAAAGAAATTAGCGAAGATGCTATTGGAAAAGATTTAGAGAAGATAAAAGAGCTAGTTATAAGAAATGAAAAATTAAAGAGACAGAATAAACAGGGGAGAGTGACTACTTTCCATCCTACGAAAGACTATATCAATTACGTAACAGACAGAATCAACCTGAAGCGTTCCTTAAAAATCATTATTGATTCGGGTAATGGGGCTGTTGGGTTTTTGCCTGAAAAAATTTTTAAAAAACTTGGTTGTCAAGTTAAAACAATTTACGGTGAATTCGATGGGGCATTTCCTCATCATTTACCCGATCCTTATCAAGAAAAAAATATCAAGGATATTAAAAAAATGGTTGTGAGAGAAAAAACCGATTTAGGTTTTGCTTACGATGGTGACGGGGATCGGGTTGCACCAATTGACAATCAGGGGAGGGTAGTGAGAGGCGATTTTTGTCTCTTGATGTTAGCCCAGCAGGTCCTCAAAAAGAAAAAGGGGCCAATTGTTCACGATATGAGAGTTTCCAAAGCCTTTTTAGATGAGATAAAAAAGAGGGGAGTAAAAACTTATTTTTCCATTTCTCATCACAATGCCGTTATTGATAAAATTATCGAAAAAGGAGCTGTTTTCGGAGGTGAGATTACTTATCATTTTTTGTTTCCGCTCGACTATTATCTTTGTGACGATGCTATCTTTTCTTCTCTAAAATTAGCTGAAATTTCTTCAGAATATAAAAATTTTGCTAAATATATCGATAGTCTGCCCCGTTATCATACAAGTCCAGAGGTATTTATTGATTCGACTGACGAAGAAAAGTTCAGAATTATTAAAAATTTACAGAAATATCTCAGAAGAAATAATTATGATTTTATTGATATTGATGGGGCACGGATTAATTTCCTTCATGGTTGGGCTTTAGCCCGGGCAGCTAATACCACTCCAATTATAAAATGCCGCTTTGAAGGCGATACCAAAGAACATTTAATTGAGATAGAAAAAAAGGCTTTGGAGATTTTCAAAAAAGTTGGAATTCCTGTAACAAAAAAAACCTACCAAGAGTTAGGTTTCGAATGA